A DNA window from Cobetia marina contains the following coding sequences:
- a CDS encoding YHYH protein yields the protein MKTARLVRKTASITAWLPASLLMAGVAHAEVVPGQFSTAALVEAPETVSCTLENGSAAQCTRLVVKYQPDDLEIGPFCPPTLDDQGGIWQWDGQHPGLYRLDRAFFEMLDTLGFHFHDEDETLHIMTDLSKRQEEANNCLNVAEDDSVEMSILLPVVPVPADSPTSLGTVAKVGLALDGVPIFADAPSVLDTGNLPALDTCGGHVDPGGWYHWHATATDIDSVYDTQGVDAHCQQPQSKSAQFAYAFDGYPMFGSEDPTGEVPTDLDRCNGHFGPTERHPEGEYHYHATQEFPNLPACLKGVVAKDNFTTNARMGIGSPRKPGQGPMPGHAGDGHPGGPMPENDDDSAGVGAP from the coding sequence ATGAAGACGGCACGCCTTGTGCGAAAGACCGCATCGATCACGGCCTGGTTGCCGGCCTCCCTGTTGATGGCAGGGGTGGCCCATGCCGAAGTGGTGCCGGGCCAATTCTCCACGGCCGCGCTGGTCGAGGCGCCGGAAACCGTCAGCTGTACGCTGGAGAATGGCAGCGCTGCCCAGTGCACCCGACTTGTCGTGAAGTACCAGCCTGATGACCTGGAGATCGGCCCTTTCTGCCCACCGACGCTGGATGATCAAGGCGGTATCTGGCAGTGGGATGGCCAGCACCCCGGTCTATATCGGCTGGATCGTGCCTTCTTCGAGATGCTCGATACGCTCGGATTTCATTTTCATGATGAGGACGAGACGCTTCACATCATGACGGACCTGAGCAAGCGTCAGGAAGAGGCCAACAACTGCCTCAACGTGGCGGAAGATGACAGCGTCGAGATGAGCATTCTGCTGCCTGTCGTCCCGGTGCCGGCCGACTCGCCGACGTCGCTTGGCACTGTCGCCAAGGTAGGCCTGGCACTGGATGGCGTGCCCATCTTCGCCGATGCTCCCTCGGTGCTGGATACCGGCAATCTGCCGGCATTGGATACCTGCGGCGGTCATGTGGACCCGGGTGGCTGGTATCACTGGCACGCGACGGCCACGGATATCGATAGCGTCTATGACACGCAAGGCGTGGATGCCCATTGTCAGCAACCGCAGAGCAAGAGCGCCCAGTTCGCCTATGCCTTCGATGGCTATCCGATGTTCGGCAGTGAAGACCCGACGGGCGAGGTGCCGACCGATCTCGACCGTTGCAATGGTCACTTCGGCCCGACCGAGCGTCACCCGGAAGGCGAGTATCACTATCACGCCACTCAGGAATTCCCCAACCTGCCCGCATGTCTGAAGGGTGTGGTGGCGAAGGACAACTTCACTACCAATGCCAGGATGGGGATCGGCTCTCCACGCAAGCCGGGTCAGGGCCCCATGCCCGGCCATGCAGGCGACGGACATCCGGGCGGGCCAATGCCGGAAAACGATGATGACAGCGCCGGGGTCGGGGCGCCGTGA